A portion of the Cryptomeria japonica chromosome 5, Sugi_1.0, whole genome shotgun sequence genome contains these proteins:
- the LOC131040753 gene encoding disease resistance protein Roq1 isoform X4: MENFSPYKPQSWHLPIRERKIYDVFLSFRGTDVRKTLVDHLHRSLSSAGLNVFIDSEKLEKGENIGKSLQQAIQNSTIYIPIFSPDYASSVWCLREVSLMWEIKSSTSSHIMIPLFYNVEPSHVRHVGGPYAEAFNKHQTQDRNQFYVIQGWRDVLRKVSSLSGWSLQETSAGYEGKLVDQVVKDVLQSLDFGMRAVAEHPVGLIPRSEEVIQLLKLGDDTISSLTFGIWGMPGLGITNLSKSLHNEIRHLFEASSFVSNIKREDSLHGLIKLQQQILKDLLKTKIKMNDIDHGKILMRNRLASLKALVILDDVDNERQLDALMGDWFGKGTRIIITTQNKRVLEVRQVDVIYPMRGLELAEAVDLFSWHAFRREQPERGYENMTERIVKICSGLPLSLEIIGTDLYNRDKTRYWPEVLHKLETVGHDSVFKTLKISYDNLSPVEQHIFLDIACFFVEIKSSDFIQNRVFSTDFYVRFWSAFGCDSVFTSLKTLEEKALIVVHERRYIEAVDDDADEEEHTGEYFCEFSMHEQIRDMGRRIVREESWNDPTNRSRVWLKEDICTLMQAPTTILENSNIEGLMWRRRMELQHIHSLAPLQKLGFLLWWDLQVKTQIERLPTNLKYLVLSDCHLNDNNAQMAGIECGSDHNGSSLLSPVLPESIAQPKSLRYIDMSGTKQTFLPNEICELHCLEELYLSRCSLEALPETFGNLIRLKFLDVSNNFLSEFPSSFRRLVSLVNLEMAQNEQLVVFPTLPENLTALNARGCSKLQSISVENDMKRLKTMDLSHCKSLTALSTLLGCTSLRYLRLDGCKELDKLDPLPECLVSLSVSGCTKLQNVFFNVVRIILSRGIGSISTLSFDGALSRPLPPPASLPPPPLHPVFPVHPPEIEELCMIGCDNIRLHIYQLLRV, translated from the exons ATGGAGAACTTCAGCCCTTACAAACCTCAGTCATGGCACTTGCCTATTCGTGAGAGAAAAATATACGACGTTTTCTTGAGTTTTCGGGGTACCGATGTGAGAAAAACCTTGGTCGATCATCTTCACCGATCTCTCTCCTCTGCAGGATTGAATGTCTTTATAGACAGTGAGAAGTTGGAAAAGGGTGAAAATATTGGAAAGAGTCTGCAGCAGGCCATTCAAAACTCTACCATCTATATACCCATCTTTTCTCCTGATTATGCGAGTTCTGTatggtgcctcagggaggtttcaCTTATGTGGGAAATCAAGTCCAGTACAAGCTCCCATATTATGATACCTCTTTTTTATAACGTGGAACCGTCACATGTCAGGCATGTAGGAGGTCCATACGCTGAGGCTTTCAATAAACACCAGACTCAAGATCGCAATCAATTTTATGTGATCCAAGGCTGGAGAGATGTGCTGCGTAAAGTCTCTTCTTTATCTGGCTGGTCTCTCCAGGAAACTTCCGCCGG GTACGAAGGGAAGCTTGTGGATCAAGTGGTGAAGGACGTTCTTCAGTCATTGGATTTCGGAATGCGAGCGGTGGCCGAACACCCTGTGGGACTCATTCCTCGATCTGAGGAAGTGATACAGTTGCTGAAATTGGGCGATGACACAATTAGTAGTCTGACCTTCGGTATTTGGGGCATGCCGGGTTTGGGTATAACGAACCTGTCAAAATCCCTGCACAACGAAATCCGTCACCTGTTTGAAGCTTCGTCTTTTGTATCTAATATAAAACGTGAGGACTCCCTCCATGGTCTTATAAAATTGCAGCAGCAGATCCTCAAGGATCTCTTGAAAACTAAGATAAAGATGAATGATATAGATCATGGAAAGATTCTGATGAGGAATCGTTTGGCTTCCTTAAAAGCACTGGTGATCTTGGATGATGTTGACAATGAGCGACAGTTGGATGCTCTGATGGGTGACTGGTTTGGAAAAGGTACCAGAATCATCATTACGACCCAGAATAAGCGTGTCTTGGAGGTGCGGCAAGTTGATGTGATTTACCCCATGAGAGGACTTGAGCTTGCCGAAGCTGTAGATTTATTCAGTTGGCATGCCTTTCGCAGAGAGCAGCCGGAGAGAGGTTATGAAAATATGACGGAGAGAATTGTGAAAATTTGTTCGGGTCTTCCTCTGTCCTTGGAGATTATAGGCACAGACCTCTACAATAGAGACAAGACTAGGTATTGGCCTGAAGTCCTACACAAACTCGAAACCGTCGGCCACGATTCTGTCTTTAAAACTCTCAAAATTAGTTACGATAATCTATCCCCTGTAGAGCAACACATCTTCTTAGATATAGCTTGCTTCTTCGTTGAAATTAAGAGTAGCGACTTCATTCAGAATAGGGTTTTCAGTACCGATTTTTATGTTAGATTCTGGAGTGCTTTTGGGTGCGATTCTGTGTTTACAAGCCTTAAAACTCTTGAAGAGAAGGCACTCATTGTAGTGCATGAGCGCAGATATATTGAGGCCgtagatgatgatgcagatgaagaGGAGCACACGGGTGAGTACTTCTGTGAATTTTCTATGCATGAGCAGATAAGAGATATGGGTAGACGAATTGTCCGAGAGGAATCGTGGAACGACCCAACTAACCGCAGTAGAGTTTGGCTGAAGGAGGACATATGTACTCTAATGCAGGCTCCTACTACCATCCTG GAAAACAGCAATATAGAGGGCCTCATGTGGAGAAGGCGCATGGAGCTTCAGCATATACACAGTTTGGCACCATTGCAGAAATTAGGTTTCTTGCTTTGGTGGGACTTGCAGGTAAAGACTCAGATAGAAAGACTACCTACAAACCTAAAATATCTGGTCTTATCCGACTGTCACTTAAACGACAACAACGCCCAG ATGGCTGGAATAGAGTGCGGTAGTGACCATAATGGATCGTCTTTACTTTCCCCTGTTCTGCCTGAATCCATAGCCCAACCCAAATCTCTGAGATACATTGATATGAGCGGCACCAAACAGACCTTTCTTCCTAACGAGATCTGTGAACTTCACTGTTTGGAAGAGCTGTATTTAAGCAGATGTAGTTTAGAGGCCCTGCCTGAAACTTTTGGAAATCTTATCAGGTTAAAGTTTCTTGATGTTAGTAACAATTTCTTGTCAGAATTTCCATCAAGCTTTCGAAGGCTTGTATCCTTAGTGAATCTAGAGATGGCCCAGAATGAACAACTTGTAGTATTTCCCACGCTTCCAGAAAACCTGACAGCTCTCAATGCCAGAGGATGCTCAAAGTTGCAATCAATATCAGTCGAGAATGATATGAAACGTTTGAAGACTATGGATTTATCTCACTGCAAAAGTCTTACTGCGCTTTCAACACTGCTGGGGTGCACATCTCTGAGATATTTAAGACTAGACGGATGTAAGGAACTTGATAAATTGGACCCTCTTCCAGAATGTCTCGTGTCTCTAAGCGTTTCTGGATGCACAAAGTTGCAGAATGTCTTCTTCAACGTTGTTCGAATTATTTTAAGTCGCGGTATCGGATCTATTTCAACGTTATCGTTCGATGGTGCGCTGTCTCGTCCTCTTCCTCCTCCTGCTTCGCTGCCTCCGCCGCCTCTTCATCCAGTTTTTCCTGTTCATCCTCCTGAAATTGAAGAGCTATGCATGATAGgctgtgacaacattcgattgcaTATTTACCAGTTGTTGAGG GTTTAA